aggtttttggttttctgaaTCTTGTAATCTCTTTTACAGGTCAAGGACCCCTCTGTAGCCTAACGTTGATGCTCATAGCGGAGTGCTGCTGAACCATGCGCCTTGTTTTGCTGAATCTTGGTTATAGTTAATAGAGTgacctttctttcaaatataGATACTACACTGCTTTTTGGCTGTTTCTAAGCTTTATGAAGTGTTTGGGGCCTCCTATTCTAATTGTGCTGGGAAAGGTACTACTATTTACATTACCAATCATTATCATAAATCTATTGCAGCTTTAGTCATGAAATTGTCTCTTTGTCACAGATAGATAAAGGCATGAAAGACGTGAAGAAACTTTTGAATCCCACAGAAGTGTTACTAGTTGTTGATGCCATGACTGGACTAGAAGCCGCAGGTACGCTGTTTGTATTCTACATTTGTCATGAAGATTCCAAACATCCTTGAATAGTTTCAGAACTGGACCTGTATTAGTCATATACTAAGATGAGCTTCTGTACTTCGTACAGCTCTGGTGGCACCAATCAATGTAGCGATAGAAATTACAGGAGCCATTTTGACAAAGCGAGATGGTGATTCAAGAGGTGGTGCTGCTTTGAGTGTCAAGgaggtttgtgttcttcta
This genomic interval from Camelina sativa cultivar DH55 unplaced genomic scaffold, Cs unpScaffold02929, whole genome shotgun sequence contains the following:
- the LOC104774453 gene encoding signal recognition particle 54 kDa protein, chloroplastic isoform X1 translates to MKCLGPPILIVLGKIDKGMKDVKKLLNPTEVLLVVDAMTGLEAAALVAPINVAIEITGAILTKRDGDSRGGAALSVKEVGVAVYTAGTDVKPADLTKVE
- the LOC104774453 gene encoding signal recognition particle 54 kDa protein, chloroplastic isoform X2, with translation MKCLGPPILIVLGKIDKGMKDVKKLLNPTEVLLVVDAMTGLEAAALVAPINVAIEITGAILTKRDGDSRGGAALSVKEVSVL